A single genomic interval of Deinococcus radiotolerans harbors:
- the eno gene encoding phosphopyruvate hydratase — MKIQKVIAREVLDSRGNPTVEAEVHLDSGLQGRAIVPSGASTGTHEALELRDGGSRYLGKGVQQAVKNVNEALGPAVVGLDASEQAAIDAALMATDGTPNKGNLGGNAILAVSLAAARAAAAELNIPLYRYLGGSNAKTLPVPMMNVINGGAHADNSVDFQEFMVMPVGAPSFREALRYGAETFHSLKKVLSKKGYNTNVGDEGGFAPDLKSNEEALDVLLEAIEKAGYEPGKDIAIALDPAVTELFKDGQYHLESEGRVLSTAEMVDFWADWASRYPIVSIEDGLAEDDWDGWAQLTAKIGDRVQLVGDDLFVTNPERLQRGIDSKVGNAILVKVNQIGSLTESMDAIELAKRHHYGTIISHRSGESEDAFIADLAVATNAGQIKTGSASRSDRIAKYNQLLRIEDSLGDRAVFPGRKALR; from the coding sequence ATGAAGATTCAGAAAGTGATCGCCCGTGAAGTGCTGGACTCGCGCGGGAACCCCACCGTGGAAGCCGAAGTTCACCTCGACAGTGGCCTGCAGGGCCGCGCGATCGTACCCTCGGGCGCCAGCACCGGTACCCACGAGGCCCTGGAACTCCGCGACGGTGGCAGCCGCTACCTCGGCAAGGGCGTGCAGCAGGCCGTCAAGAACGTCAACGAGGCCCTCGGTCCGGCCGTGGTTGGTCTGGACGCCAGCGAGCAGGCCGCCATCGACGCCGCGCTCATGGCGACCGATGGCACCCCCAACAAGGGCAACCTGGGTGGCAACGCCATCCTGGCCGTCAGCCTCGCCGCAGCCCGCGCCGCGGCCGCTGAACTGAACATCCCGCTGTACCGCTACCTGGGTGGCAGCAACGCCAAGACCCTCCCGGTCCCGATGATGAACGTCATCAACGGCGGCGCGCACGCCGACAACAGCGTGGACTTCCAGGAGTTCATGGTCATGCCCGTCGGCGCGCCCAGCTTCCGCGAGGCGCTGCGCTACGGCGCCGAAACCTTCCACAGCCTCAAGAAGGTCCTGTCGAAGAAGGGCTACAACACCAACGTCGGCGACGAGGGCGGTTTCGCGCCGGACCTCAAGAGCAACGAGGAAGCGCTGGACGTGCTCCTCGAGGCGATCGAGAAGGCTGGTTACGAGCCCGGCAAGGACATCGCCATCGCGCTGGACCCCGCCGTGACCGAGCTGTTCAAGGACGGCCAGTACCACCTCGAATCCGAGGGCCGCGTGCTCTCAACCGCCGAGATGGTGGACTTCTGGGCCGACTGGGCCAGCCGCTACCCGATCGTGAGCATCGAGGACGGGTTGGCCGAGGACGACTGGGACGGCTGGGCGCAGCTGACCGCCAAGATCGGCGACCGCGTGCAGCTGGTCGGCGACGACCTATTCGTGACCAACCCCGAGCGCCTCCAGCGCGGCATTGACAGCAAGGTCGGCAACGCGATCCTGGTGAAGGTGAACCAGATCGGCAGCCTGACCGAGTCCATGGACGCCATCGAGCTGGCCAAGCGGCACCACTACGGCACGATCATCAGCCACCGCAGCGGCGAGTCCGAGGACGCGTTCATCGCGGATCTGGCGGTCGCCACGAACGCCGGGCAGATCAAGACCGGTTCGGCCAGCCGCTCGGACCGCATCGCGAAATACAACCAGCTGCTGCGCATCGAGGATAGCCTCGGTGACCGCGCGGTGTTCCCGGGCCGCAAGGCGCTGCGCTAA
- the dnaN gene encoding DNA polymerase III subunit beta, whose amino-acid sequence MNVHVTKKILSEGLGLLERVIPSRSSNPLLTSLKVEASEAGLTLSGTNLEIDLSCFVPAEVKDPRNFVVPAHLFAQIVRNLGGELVELELSGSELSVRAGGSDFKLQTGDIDAYPPLSFPAQADVSLDATELARAFSSVRYAASNEAFQAVFRGIKLEHRPEGARVVASDGYRVAIRDFPASGDGRNLIIPARSVDELIRVLKDGEARFTYGDGQLSVTTDRVHMNLKLLDGDFPDYERVIPKEIKLQVTLPATALKEAVNRVAVLADKNANNRVEFLVSEGKLRLAAEGDYGRAQDTLDVVQGGSEPAMSLAFNARHVLDALGPIDGDAELLFSGSTSPAIFRAAGGGGYMAVMVTLRV is encoded by the coding sequence ATGAACGTACACGTCACCAAGAAAATCCTCAGCGAAGGCCTGGGCCTGCTGGAACGCGTCATCCCCAGCCGTAGCAGCAACCCCCTGCTCACGTCCCTGAAAGTCGAGGCGAGCGAAGCTGGCCTGACCCTGTCCGGTACCAACCTCGAAATCGACCTGTCGTGCTTCGTGCCCGCAGAGGTGAAAGATCCCCGTAACTTCGTGGTTCCTGCCCACCTGTTCGCGCAGATCGTGCGCAACCTTGGGGGCGAACTCGTTGAACTGGAACTCAGCGGCTCGGAACTCTCAGTGCGTGCGGGCGGCTCGGACTTCAAACTGCAGACCGGCGACATCGACGCCTACCCCCCGCTGAGCTTCCCCGCACAGGCTGATGTGAGCCTCGACGCGACCGAACTGGCCCGCGCCTTCTCCAGCGTGCGCTACGCCGCCAGCAACGAGGCCTTCCAGGCAGTCTTCCGCGGCATCAAGCTCGAGCACCGGCCCGAGGGCGCGCGCGTGGTCGCCTCCGATGGGTATCGCGTGGCGATCCGGGACTTCCCGGCCAGCGGGGACGGCCGCAACCTGATCATCCCGGCGCGCAGCGTGGACGAACTGATCCGCGTGCTCAAGGACGGCGAGGCCCGCTTCACGTACGGCGACGGGCAACTGAGCGTGACCACGGACCGCGTGCACATGAACCTGAAGCTCCTGGACGGGGACTTCCCGGATTACGAGCGCGTGATTCCCAAGGAGATCAAGTTGCAGGTCACGCTGCCCGCCACGGCGCTGAAGGAGGCCGTGAACCGCGTGGCGGTGCTGGCCGACAAGAACGCGAACAACCGCGTGGAGTTCCTGGTCTCGGAGGGCAAGCTGCGGCTGGCCGCCGAGGGCGACTACGGCCGCGCGCAGGACACGCTGGACGTGGTGCAGGGGGGCAGCGAGCCCGCCATGAGCCTCGCCTTCAACGCCCGGCACGTGCTGGACGCCCTGGGCCCGATCGACGGGGACGCGGAGCTGCTGTTCTCCGGGTCGACCAGCCCGGCGATCTTCCGCGCGGCGGGGGGCGGCGGGTACATGGCCGTGATGGTGACCCTGCGCGTCTGA